The genomic window GCCAAGGACGAGTTAATGGGGCAATTGGTGTGCAGCAATGCGATCGCGAACGTGCGTGGACAGAGTGGGAACAGCAACTTTTAGAAGGCGTTGCCAGTCAACTGGCGATTGCGATTAATCAAGCGCAGCTTTACAGTGAAAGCCGGCGTCAAGCTGAGCGAGAGTCTTTGTTGCGGTTAGTCACAAATCAAATTCGCAGCACCCTGGATTTAAACACGATTTTGCAAACAGCGGTGCGAGGCGTGCGTCAGATCCTCAACTCAGATCGGGTGGTCATTTACCAGTTCAAAGAAAACTGGCACGGGGAGATAGTGGTTGAGGATTTAATTATCCCTTGGCCGTCGATTTTTAGGGACATGGTAGCGGATAATTGCTTTTCCCAAGAGTACGCGCATCTGTATCAGCAAGGGCGTGTGCGAAGCATTCCGGATATTCACAAGGCCGGTTTAAATCCGTGTCATGTTAAATATTTAGAGAGCTTGCAAGTTCAAGCGAATTTAATTGTGCCGATTGTTATGGGTCGGGGTGGGCAGACTTGCGAGAAATCTGCAACTTCCCAGCCGGCACAAGACTTGAACAACCCAGAAAAACCGCCCCTCCCCAATCGTTTGTGGGGGCTGTTGATCGCTCATGAATGCAGCAGTCCCCGGAACTGGCAACCCTCAGAAATAGAGTTGCTGTCCGATCTGGCTGATCAAATAGCAATTTCAATTCAGCAAGCTGAACTCTACGCGAAAGTTCAAGACACGGCTGCCAAATCTCAAGCTCAAGCTCAACAGTTGCAGGCAGCCTTAGAGGAATTGCGATCAGCTCAGATGCAGTTAATTCAGAGTGTTAAGTTATCCAGTTTAGGGCAAATGGTAGCCGGCATTGCCCACGAAATGAACAATGCAAACAACGTTATTCTTGCCAATTTGCACCATGCTCAAGAGTATGCAGGTGTGTTGAGTCAGGCGATCAATGTTGTTGCAGATTTGTGTCCTGATTCCTCCGCAACCGTTGATCGGCTGAATGCGGAATTAGAGTTAGATTACATTCAACAAGACTTTCCCCAACTGCTCAAGTCTATGCAGCAAGGAAGTGAGCGAATTCGCGGAATTGTGTTGACGTTGCGGAATTTTTCTCGCTTAGATGAAGCCGAATCTAAAGCGGTGAATTTAAATGAGGGGGTGGAAAGCAGTTTGGCAATGCTGCAACACCGGCTCAAAGATCGTGTGACTATTCATAAAGAATATGGGAATCTGCCGCAGGTGGAATGTTGCGCCGGCCAGATTAATCAAGTGTTTTTCAACCTACTCAACAACGCCTTAGATGCGGTTGAAGCAACCGATCAGTTGGGTGAATTAACAATTCGCACTTGGCAAAGCGCACCCGACTGGATAGCAATTTCTATTCGTGATAATGGTGCCGGCATTTCTGCAGATACTCAAGAGCGGATTTTTGACCCTTTCTTCACCACAAAGCCGATAGGACAAGGTACGGGTTTGGGGCTGTCGATGTGCTATCAGGTGATTGTAAAAGGTCATGGAGGCCGGCTATGCTGCATTAGTTCATCTGGTGAAGGTGCAGAGTTTATTGTGGAATTGCCGGTTAAAGCGAAAGGCGAGGGGCAATGATCAATTTCTCTCCCAATGCTTCGCCTGTACGCATCCATATCACCATTGCAACTCAGCAACCAGCAACGCCTCTGCCGCTTCAGAAGTTAGGGGTTTGGAAATAAAGAATCCCTGACCGTATTCGCAGCCCAAAGCCCTAATTTGTAACATATGCTCTAGAGTTTCTGCCCCTTCAGCGATGACATCCATTCCCATACTATGAGCCAGCATCACAATCGCCCGAACAATCTCTGTATGTTCGCCCTCAAGGCCGATTCGACTGACAAAAGAGCGGTCAATTTTTAAGGTATTGATGGGAAAGTGATGCAAATAACTCAAGGATGAATAGCCGGTGCCAAAATCATCAAGGCACAATTGAATATTCCGGCTTCTGAGTTGCAACAAGGTGTCGGTTGCAGAT from Microcoleus sp. FACHB-672 includes these protein-coding regions:
- a CDS encoding GAF domain-containing protein, which encodes MSFKIYAPSCPWPLSTSYLPEGNKSVSQDSPSLTKNSERQDIQTLQLKQQVQMSALLNEINNSVRSTLDLEEILTSACRLLGQALKCSRVSILVNELEEADTFITRGEYNQGGYPVQLGVKVPIADNPHLKILVSQPEPLAVKNFQEFPGLGRRARGLGRTLGIRSMLAIATRCQGRVNGAIGVQQCDRERAWTEWEQQLLEGVASQLAIAINQAQLYSESRRQAERESLLRLVTNQIRSTLDLNTILQTAVRGVRQILNSDRVVIYQFKENWHGEIVVEDLIIPWPSIFRDMVADNCFSQEYAHLYQQGRVRSIPDIHKAGLNPCHVKYLESLQVQANLIVPIVMGRGGQTCEKSATSQPAQDLNNPEKPPLPNRLWGLLIAHECSSPRNWQPSEIELLSDLADQIAISIQQAELYAKVQDTAAKSQAQAQQLQAALEELRSAQMQLIQSVKLSSLGQMVAGIAHEMNNANNVILANLHHAQEYAGVLSQAINVVADLCPDSSATVDRLNAELELDYIQQDFPQLLKSMQQGSERIRGIVLTLRNFSRLDEAESKAVNLNEGVESSLAMLQHRLKDRVTIHKEYGNLPQVECCAGQINQVFFNLLNNALDAVEATDQLGELTIRTWQSAPDWIAISIRDNGAGISADTQERIFDPFFTTKPIGQGTGLGLSMCYQVIVKGHGGRLCCISSSGEGAEFIVELPVKAKGEGQ